The following proteins are co-located in the Microbacterium immunditiarum genome:
- a CDS encoding ABC transporter permease yields the protein MTSSPPTTVIPVSRITKHIGALGKAREFGILIALVLVVVAATTMNPSFLFSADGWRDLLLTPSILVLVAAGQAIVIITRNVDLSVGSVMGLSAYLTGRLFIDVPGLPIPAVVLFAVLFGAFLGLINGSLVAFARVPAMVITLGTLYAYRGINVMWAGSTRVNASDMPKEFLAIGTRQFLTIPILAIVALVILSAAAWYMRNTRGGREYYAIGSDPAAAELYGLRVTRRVLTAFILSGALAGLAGVFYVARYGTVSSQAGAGWELDAVGAAVIGGVAITGGIGTVWGAAIGAVLLTTINRALPILGIPDFWQRAVVGVLIIGAIVLDRILAVRQRQRLIEARDES from the coding sequence GTGACCTCCTCTCCCCCCACCACTGTGATCCCCGTCTCCCGGATCACCAAGCACATCGGCGCCCTCGGCAAGGCGCGCGAGTTCGGCATCCTGATCGCCCTCGTGCTGGTCGTGGTCGCTGCGACCACGATGAACCCGAGCTTTCTGTTCTCGGCCGACGGTTGGCGCGACCTGCTGCTGACCCCGTCGATCCTGGTGCTCGTCGCCGCCGGGCAGGCGATTGTCATTATCACCCGCAACGTCGACCTCTCGGTCGGCTCGGTGATGGGCTTGTCGGCCTACCTCACGGGGCGCCTCTTCATCGACGTGCCCGGCCTGCCCATCCCCGCCGTCGTGCTGTTCGCCGTGCTGTTCGGCGCCTTCCTCGGCCTCATCAACGGCTCTCTCGTCGCGTTCGCCCGGGTGCCCGCCATGGTGATCACGCTTGGCACGCTGTACGCCTACCGCGGTATCAACGTGATGTGGGCCGGATCGACCCGCGTGAACGCGTCGGACATGCCGAAGGAGTTCCTCGCCATCGGCACCAGGCAGTTCCTCACGATCCCGATCCTCGCGATCGTCGCCCTCGTCATCCTCTCCGCCGCGGCCTGGTACATGCGCAACACGCGCGGTGGGCGCGAGTACTACGCGATCGGCTCCGACCCGGCCGCGGCAGAGCTCTACGGCCTGCGTGTCACCCGTCGTGTGCTTACCGCCTTCATCCTGTCCGGCGCGCTCGCCGGCCTCGCCGGCGTCTTCTACGTCGCGCGATACGGCACCGTTAGTTCGCAGGCCGGCGCCGGCTGGGAGCTCGACGCCGTCGGCGCGGCCGTCATCGGCGGCGTCGCGATTACCGGCGGCATCGGCACGGTCTGGGGAGCTGCGATCGGCGCCGTTTTGCTCACGACTATCAACCGGGCCCTGCCGATCCTCGGCATCCCCGACTTCTGGCAGCGCGCCGTCGTCGGCGTGCTCATCATCGGTGCCATCGTGCTCGACCGCATCCTCGCGGTGCGGCAAAGACAGCGGCTCATCGAGGCGAGGGACGAATCATGA
- a CDS encoding ABC transporter permease: MTSIPATPPTTTNRVSRDYEKPLWRRVLLTREMAIVALLILVVAYAMLTVRGFAQPITLNYLLLDIAPILLVALPMTLVMITGEIDLSVGSMVGLASVVTGAGVHAGLPFELAAVLALLVGAVGGALNGFLVTVVGLPSLAVTIGTLALFRGLAVGLLGTTAVTDFPEVWTALAKAKIAGTTIPYIMIPFLILLVAFVVVLHFTPFGRGIYAIGQSKDAARFSGVHLERTKFLLFMTAGLVAAIAGVFYTLRFGSARGDNATGLELQVIAAVVLGGVSVFGGRGQLYGVVAAVLLIGVLSSALRLANVTSDVINVITGTLLVASVVSGSLLAWLQRTRRRRPGPPTPVAAPTAS; this comes from the coding sequence ATGACATCCATCCCGGCGACCCCGCCCACGACGACGAACCGTGTGAGCCGCGACTACGAGAAGCCGCTCTGGCGGCGGGTGCTGCTCACCCGCGAGATGGCGATCGTGGCGCTTCTTATCCTCGTCGTCGCCTACGCGATGCTCACGGTGCGCGGCTTCGCGCAGCCGATCACGCTCAACTACCTGCTGCTCGACATCGCGCCGATCCTGTTGGTAGCGCTGCCGATGACCCTCGTCATGATCACCGGCGAGATCGACCTCTCGGTCGGCAGCATGGTGGGCCTCGCGAGCGTCGTCACCGGCGCGGGCGTGCACGCCGGGCTGCCCTTCGAGCTCGCCGCGGTGCTCGCGCTCCTCGTCGGCGCGGTTGGCGGCGCGCTCAACGGCTTCCTCGTGACCGTCGTCGGCCTGCCCTCGCTCGCCGTCACGATCGGCACGCTCGCACTCTTCCGCGGCCTCGCGGTGGGCCTGCTCGGCACTACCGCGGTCACCGACTTCCCCGAGGTGTGGACCGCCCTCGCGAAGGCGAAGATCGCCGGCACCACGATCCCGTACATCATGATCCCCTTCCTGATCCTGCTCGTGGCTTTCGTGGTGGTGCTCCACTTCACGCCCTTCGGCCGCGGCATCTACGCGATCGGGCAGTCGAAGGATGCCGCGCGCTTCTCGGGCGTGCACCTGGAGCGCACGAAGTTCCTGCTCTTCATGACGGCCGGCCTCGTCGCGGCAATCGCGGGCGTCTTCTATACGCTGCGCTTTGGCAGCGCCCGCGGCGACAACGCCACCGGCCTCGAGCTTCAGGTCATCGCAGCGGTCGTACTCGGCGGGGTCTCCGTCTTCGGCGGACGCGGCCAACTTTACGGCGTCGTCGCCGCGGTGCTCCTGATCGGGGTGCTCTCGAGCGCCCTCCGCCTCGCGAACGTCACCTCCGATGTGATCAACGTGATCACCGGCACCCTGCTGGTGGCCTCGGTCGTCAGCGGGAGCCTGCTCGCCTGGCTGCAGAGGACCCGACGACGACGGCCCGGCCCTCCCACACCCGTCGCAGCGCCCACAGCATCTTGA
- the rhaS gene encoding rhamnose ABC transporter substrate-binding protein codes for MKFAHKRATAVAAAAVAVALALTGCADTGSSDAGPGEGGGSSDNLAITFLPKSLGNPYFDTSSMGGKAAVEELGGTFAEVGPAESGPDAQVSYINTATQQGVGSLVVSANDPKAICDALNEARDAGVKVVTFDSDTNPDCRDLFVNQATADGIAKVQVDLIAEQIGDEGEIAIVSSTANATNQNTWIDTMKELLAAEHPNITLVDVVYGDDDEQISFDKTAAVLQSHPNLKGIISPTTIGISAAARYLSTSEYKGKVALTGLGTPNQMREYVEDGTVTAFALWNPEDLGYLSAYAAQALITGEITGAEGDTFEAGELGSFEVGADSTVLLGDPYVFDKDNIDDFDF; via the coding sequence ATGAAGTTTGCACACAAGCGTGCGACCGCCGTGGCCGCGGCCGCGGTGGCGGTCGCGCTCGCCCTCACCGGCTGCGCCGACACCGGCTCCTCGGACGCCGGCCCGGGCGAGGGCGGCGGTAGCAGCGATAACCTCGCGATCACCTTCCTCCCGAAGAGTCTCGGCAACCCCTACTTCGACACCTCGAGCATGGGCGGCAAGGCGGCCGTCGAGGAGCTCGGCGGCACCTTCGCCGAGGTCGGCCCGGCCGAGTCGGGGCCGGACGCGCAGGTGAGCTACATCAACACCGCCACCCAGCAAGGCGTCGGCTCGCTCGTCGTCTCAGCCAACGACCCGAAGGCGATCTGCGACGCGCTCAACGAGGCCCGCGACGCGGGTGTCAAGGTCGTCACTTTCGACTCCGACACGAACCCCGACTGCCGCGACTTGTTTGTGAACCAGGCGACCGCTGACGGCATCGCCAAGGTGCAGGTCGACCTCATCGCTGAGCAAATCGGAGACGAGGGCGAGATCGCCATCGTCTCCTCGACGGCGAACGCCACGAACCAGAACACCTGGATCGACACGATGAAGGAGCTGCTCGCCGCGGAGCACCCGAACATCACGCTGGTGGACGTCGTGTACGGTGACGACGACGAGCAGATCTCGTTCGACAAGACTGCGGCCGTGCTGCAGTCGCACCCGAACCTCAAGGGCATCATCTCGCCGACCACGATCGGCATCTCGGCGGCCGCACGCTACCTGTCCACCTCGGAATACAAGGGCAAGGTCGCGCTGACCGGTCTCGGCACGCCGAACCAGATGCGCGAGTACGTCGAGGACGGCACCGTCACCGCGTTCGCGCTGTGGAACCCCGAGGACCTCGGCTACCTCTCCGCGTACGCTGCGCAGGCCCTGATCACCGGTGAGATCACCGGCGCCGAGGGCGACACGTTCGAGGCCGGGGAGCTCGGGTCGTTCGAGGTCGGCGCGGACTCCACCGTGCTGCTCGGTGACCCGTACGTGTTCGACAAGGACAATATCGACGACTTCGACTTCTGA
- a CDS encoding creatininase family protein: MSTASAVSPAIERLSPEQIEARLARASVAYLPLGSLEFHGPHLPIGLDALTAYGICLRAAERHGGVVLPAYYQAVGGEHLRYPWTIMSDTPQAIEALLGESLARLSELGVRRAVILSGHFAEEQRELVERVAELWNATDAPLRAVARTLGQASTPPVAPDHAGRFESLLLHALSPELVHVDALPDPAAHPAPAGEDPYGQDRHRADHPLHGVFGADPRRLDMENAEPLLSHLIGWVATLAEQG, from the coding sequence ATGAGCACCGCCAGCGCCGTTTCCCCCGCGATCGAGCGGCTGAGCCCCGAGCAGATCGAGGCGCGCCTGGCGCGCGCCTCGGTCGCCTACCTGCCGCTCGGCTCACTCGAGTTCCACGGCCCGCACCTGCCGATCGGCCTCGACGCGCTCACCGCCTACGGCATCTGCCTGCGGGCCGCCGAGCGACATGGCGGCGTCGTGCTCCCCGCGTATTACCAGGCGGTCGGCGGCGAGCACTTGCGTTACCCCTGGACGATCATGAGCGACACCCCGCAGGCGATCGAAGCGCTCCTCGGCGAGAGCCTCGCCCGGCTCTCCGAGCTGGGCGTGCGGCGCGCCGTCATCCTGAGCGGCCACTTCGCCGAGGAGCAGCGCGAGCTGGTCGAGCGGGTGGCCGAGCTCTGGAACGCGACGGATGCCCCGCTGCGCGCCGTCGCCCGGACCCTCGGTCAGGCGTCCACGCCGCCGGTCGCCCCGGACCACGCCGGACGCTTCGAGTCGCTGCTGCTGCACGCTCTCTCGCCCGAGCTGGTGCATGTCGACGCCCTACCCGATCCCGCGGCGCACCCGGCTCCCGCTGGCGAGGACCCCTACGGCCAGGACCGGCACCGCGCCGACCACCCGCTGCACGGCGTGTTCGGCGCAGACCCGCGCCGGCTCGACATGGAGAACGCCGAGCCGCTCCTCTCCCACCTCATCGGCTGGGTCGCGACGCTCGCCGAGCAGGGCTGA